The nucleotide sequence CTAGCCAGAGAAGTGATGGACCTCAGGCCtttctgttcatacagtcacatacctctctagccagagcagtgatggacctcaggcctttctgttcatacagtcacatacctctctagccagagcagtgatggacctcaggccttcctgttcatacagtcacatacctctctagccagagcagtgatggacctcaggcctttctgttcatacagtcacatacctctctagccagagcagtgatggacctcaggcctttctgttcatacagtcacatacctctctagccagagcagtgatggacctcaaggcctttctgttcatacagtcacatacctctctagccagagaagtgatggacctcaggccttcctgttcatacagtcacatacctctctagccagagaagtgatggacctcaggcctttctgttcatacagtcacatacctctctagccagagaagtgatggacctcaggcctttctgttcatacagtcaactacctctctagccagagcagtgatggacctcaggcctttctgttcatacagtcacatacctctctagccagagaagtgatggacctcaggcctttctgttcatacagtcacatacctctctagccagagaagtgatggacctcaggtctttctgttcatacagtcacatacctctctagacagagcagtgatggacctcaggcctttctgttcatacagtcacatacctctctagccagagaagtgatggacctcaggcctttctgttcatacagtcacatacctctctagccagagaagtgatggacctcaggtctttctgttcatacagtcacatacctctctagacagagcagtgatggacctcaggtctttctgttcatacagtcacatacctctctagccagagcagtgatggacctcaggtctttctgttcatacagtcacatacctctctagccagagcagtgatggacctcaggcctttctgttcatacagtcacatacctctctagccagagcagtgatggacctcaggccttcctgttcatacagtcacatacctctctagccagagaagtgatggacctcaggccttcctgttcatacagtcacatacctctctagccagagcagtgatggacctcaggcatttctgttcatacagtcacatacctctctagccagagcagtgatggacctcaggccttcctgttcatacagtcacatacctctctagccagagcagtgatggacctcaggcctttctgttcatacagtcacatacctctctagccagagaagtgatggacctcaggcctttctgttcatacagtcacatacctctctagccagagcagtgatggacctcaggcctttctgttcatacagtcacatacctctctagccagagcagtgatggacctcaggcctttctgttcatacagtcacatacctctctagccagagcagtgatggacctcaggcctttctgttaatacagtcacatacctctctagccagagcagtgatggacctcaggcctttctgttcatacagtcacatacctctctagccagagcagtgatggacctcaggcctttctgttcatacagtcacatacctctctagccagagcagtgatggacctcaggcctttctgttcatacagtcacatacctctctagccagagaagtgatggacctcaggcctttctgttcatacagtcacatacctctctaggCAGAGCTGGGGTTGACCCGATGGATCTGAGCCCTGTGTTCTTTCAATGGAACAGTTAAATCGCAGCATTTTCAACCCTACTCTAATGTTAACTCTAGTCAATCAGAGCTTACCTCCTATAAATGGCCCAGTTCTGTCCCTATAGACATGCTAAACCACCTCATCCTGTGCTAGCGATGCTGCAGGAGAATGATGGAAATCCCCATTATTGGTTTAGCATTTTTTAGGAAATGAGGTGTGGAGCATTGGAGTGTGTGTAACATTGTAACTTTCTGGGAGAGATCCTGGCTTTCCCCCAGTCAGCAAAAATATTTGATTGGCAAGAGAGAGGTGCTGATCTGAATCTGCTATCTACAATCTGTGATCAACTtttaggtggagggagggagcagtCTAGTAGCATGCTCATGTGAGCAAGTGCCATGTGTCTTCCATCTCTGTCAAGCTCTATCTTTTCTGTCCTAAGTTAGTCCTTACACCCCAGATGCTTTCTTATGGTGGACAGTGATTCATTTAGTCTAGTCAGGAAGGCTGGGGTAGTAGTCTGTGTAGAATGTGTATGTCCTTACCAGTCCCCTGATGTGGAggcaaatctgtgtgtgtgtgtggtagccaTCTGCAGAGCTCATTTAGATGGGGGTATGTGGTTTAACCATTAAATTCAACTGGATCCGCTCTCATGATGACCTGTGCGACGGTTAGAGCCGTGCGAGTAGGGTTTTTGTGTGATGTTTGTGGGGCTGAATTGGACTGTTGGATTGCGACCCTAAAACAGATTTGCTTTTTCTTTCCCACCAAAAGGGATGACCACAAAAGCCAATTGGGTTCTGCCTCATTTGGCCCTGTGCAAAGCATATGTCCATCCGTCCTCCCTGCATTCTGCCCTTAAAGATGGACTGTAGCTGTTCCGTACATAGACACCCTGCCCTTGCTAATGCATGACAATGCCTTCAAACACACTCACTTGTTGAGGCCTACTCCTTCTATGGTGTCTCTTTACAACCCCACACCCCCCCTTGTCTGCTCAAATGTGCTTCTCTGATGTTTCAGACACATTTTTCTAATGTTTTACACTTCATATAATTCGGTGTGTATAGGGAAGCCCAGTTTGGGGGTGACATAATTGATGGCACCCATGACCCTTAGGGGGTTAATCTGGTGGAAAGGGCAGCCTTTCAATTACCACGGAGATCAcaagtaccacacacacacacacacacacacacacacacacacacacacacacacacacacacacacacacacacacacacacacacacacacacacacacacacacacacaccccaccccttcTCTGTGAGAGGCCTAGTGTTTTTCCAGCCCCCCACCCCTCAGTCTGTTCACTCCAATGCCTGCTCAGCTTTAGTGATGTCAACAGTCAGGGGCCTTCAAAGTGGAAAGGAGCCTGCACAGTGATGAGACCAAGTCAACACATGACACTAATTCACCCCAACCATCCCTGTCAGTCCCCATGCAGAAGCTTTAGCTATCTTCCCACCAGTCCTCGTGGAAATTTGGCAAATCAATTTTCAGCCAGGTCTCTATATGGGGCAACTGTAATGTCATGATATGCAGGAATAGGTAAGAGCAGCACTTTTATTACTGGACGTTGTGTGATGTCACAGGAAAGTGAAAGTGGCTTGGGCTTATTTCCTGGGCTAATATAATGTTTCCAGCCGTGTGACTGTTACCCCCAGAGCAACGTAACCTGGGAagccagagcgagagagatagagagacatacacacacacacacacacacacacacacacacacacacacacacacacacacacacacacacacacacacacacacacacacacacacacacacacacacacacacacacacacacacacacacacacagcatgttcACAGTTCCCTGGTTGTCCATATCACCCAGCAGAAGCTATCAATTACCTGAAGCAAGGTGCCTGATGCCTTTTTCCACCGACCAGTTGTGGAAGTCATATTGGTTTCATGTATTAGCAGCTTGCCAAACCCCACTCCCTGGGCCTATGAAATAAGATGTCGGGCAGGAGCAACTGGAGCAGCCACAAAGTGTCAGATGATTTGGAGAATAGGCCTGAAATCTACCCTGAGCTAGAGTGATAGCGTCAGACCAAAAGGGGAGATGGAGTGAGTTAGTGAGTAGGGCTGGATGAAGAGAgctggaaagagagacagagagagggacacacagagagagtgagagagagggacagatataAAGACAtggagaaggagtgagagagagcagggttaaGACTCTGGCTGGTTCAGATATCTGTGTGGATGTTTGAGGTTGGCCGTCTTGGTCAGCGTGACATGAGCTCCTCCATGTAGCTGGTTGTGTATAAGAGGCCCCAGCAGTCGTAAACAGAAGGATGGATTACTGGGCCGGGCTAGGCCTCCATTATGGGCAGCCTGTAGTTGGCACAGAGAGTCTGACGAGGAGGCCTGTACATTGCTGGGACTGGTAAATGTGGCTGTGCCagggagtcagacagacagaggtgtgcAGAGCAGTAAGGTATATGCTGCCCTATCTctaaccactgatacagggtcagatatGTCTTTACTCCGCAGTGGATAAGGTTAGAATTGAGGGTAGGTTAATCTGATTTTAGATCTGTGGGTAACTTTTAACTGCAGTGTGGGGAGATGAGTGTAAGTCATAGCCTGGTCCAAAAGAGGAAGTAGAGCCAGATATAATCCAACATGCCTGCAACTGCTGATCTGAAGTCAGGCAATAAGACTTTTCATGGGGTGTTAACAATTTGAACGATACTCTAGGGTCAGTCTGAATGCACTGCAGTATTTATGGTATGTGAACCACTCTGGAGCTTATTTTCCTATCACTTCCTACTTCCTCTCTAGTAATATACTTTCTATAAGTTACACTGTGACCAAACCAGTCACCTTTGGACTGGTAGTGAAGCATAGCACCATAATAACACAGCCCCGTCTACCCTCACTTTTATTTTGTTCCCAGTCGTTTTATATGGAAACACAAATGGTGGTATATGAGATCAGAGGTTAGATAGTTGTTTGTTAGTTGTGCGTGTCACCAGGTgacatggagaggatctgtgtctgcaccacgtactctcactactggtgtcccccaaggctcggttctaggccctcttctctctatacaccatgTCACTCtgctccgtcatatcctcacatggtctctcctatcattgctatgcggatgacactcaactacttttcacttttcccccttctgacacccaggtggcgacactcatctctggcagatatctcaacttTGATGACGGCCCAACACCTCAAGCTCACCCTCGACAAGactgagctgctcttcctcccgtcGACGGCCTGCCCACttaaagacctctccatcacagttgacaactccacagtgtcacCCTCCCAGAGTGGAAAGAATCTTGGCGTTACCCtagacaacaccctgtcgttctctgcaaacatcaaagcagtggctcgctcctgcaggttcatgcgctacaacatccgtagagtacaacctttcctcacacaggtcctaatccagggtTTTGTCCTGtaccgtctggactactgcaactcgctgttggctgggctccctgcttgtaccatcaaacccctgcaacttatccagaatgctgcagcctgcctggttttcaaccttcccaagttctctcatgtcaccaGGCTCCttcgcacactccactggcttccagttgaagctcacatccactacaaggccatggtacttgcctacggaacagcaagaggaactgcccatccctaccttcaggctatgctcaaaccctacaccccaacccgagcactccgttctgccacctcaggtctcttgCCGGGCTGCCCTGGGGTTTGGTCTTTAGAAGTTGTTCTCAGTCTATGTTTGTATTTGTTTACCTAAGCTAGGAAATCTGGAGGCCTTTCTTTAGATTAAATGCACAATGCTGGAGCTGGTGGACAAGAGTATAGAGCTGGATCTGGGTGTGGCAGCTATAGGTTCCCCTctgccctttctctcccccttggTCCCAACCCCGGGTCACGGGGACATCTCTGGTCAGCATCAGGAAGCTGAGGACGGGTGCTGTCATCTGGATGTaaacagagggggaggagagggccaCCCGGTGCTAACAGATGAGGCTGAGAGGATAAAGGTGTTGGCTGTGGGTGTAGAGACGGCTGGGTAGGTGTGGGCTGTGGGTGTAGGGCAGGCTGGGTTGGGTAGTTGTTGGCTGTGGGAGTAGGGCAGGTTGGGGTGGGTAGGTGTGGGCTGTGTGAGTAGGGCAGGCTGGGCTGGGTAGGTGTGGGCTGTGGGAGTAGTGCAGGCTGGGATGGGTAGGTGTGGGCTGTGTGAATTGGGCAGGCTGGGCTGGGTAGGTGTGGTTTGTGGGTGTAGGGCAGGCTGGGATGGGTAGGTGTTGGCTGTGGGTGTAGTAGGGCAGGCTGGGCTGAGTAGAAGTGAGCTGTTGGTGTAGGGCAGGCTGGGCTGAGTAGAAGTGAGCTGTTGGTGTAGGGCAGGCTGGGCTTGGTAGGTATGGCCTGTGGGTGTAGGGCAGGTTGGGCTGGGTAGGTGTAGGCTCTGGGTGTAGGGCATTCTGGGCTGGGTAGGTGTGGGCTGTGGGTGAAGGGAAGGCTAGGGCTGGGTAGGTGTGGGACTGTGGGTGTAGGGCATTCTGGGTTGGGTAGGTGTGGATTGTGGGTGTAGGGCATGCTGGGCTGGGTAGGTGTGGGCTTGGGGTGTAGGGCAGGCTGGGGCTGGGTAGGTGTGGGGCTGGGGTAGGGTAGGTGTGGACTGTAGGTGTAGGGCAGGCTGGGCTGGGTAGGTGTGGGCTTGGGGTGTAGGGCAGGCCGGTGTGGGGCTGGGTAGGTGTGGGTCTCGGGCATGGTAAGGAACTTGCTCTGGCTCAGTGCAGTAAACAAGCAGTAGTCTTCGAAGGGCCTGGGGATCAGCCTGGGGCTAAACCTGAAGGGGTCACTCATCACCGGTCAGTCAGACCCTCCTGAACAcagcacaacaaacacacacacgcacacacacacacacacacacacacacacacacacacacacacacacacacacacacacacacacacacacgcacccacacacacacacgcacgcacccacacacacacacacacgcacccacacacgcacccacacacatacgCCCCTCTCGGGAGCCTGTTGCCAGTGTGTTTACTAAGAATTAACAGGAGAGGTGAACGTGAGTTCAGGCCTGCCATCAGTGTGAGGATCCTGTTGTGGGTCTTCTCCTGCTCCTTTGGTGGCTTCTGTCATCATCCATGCTGgggcagagggggacagaggggctcttcccctctcctctgaaCCCCTGACCCCGCACACCTCCAGGgtgaagagacacacatacagagtcaGCATTTAGTGGGTTTAAAGCAGGTTAAATAGGTTTCAGTTCAGTTATGGTTCAGTTTTACTCAGCAGTTCTGAATCACACAGCAGACAAACACGATTTAGGAGTACTGTAAAGGAAAGCAATCCATAGAGATGGTGAGAACTCATTTCAGAGACGTTGATACACACGGAATGCACTTTCTCATAGGTTCTCAAGCTGTCAATCATATGAAGATTAGTGCTTGATGCAAGGTGACGGCTACAGTACAGTTTCCATAGGGACCAAACTTATAGCCAGCCACCATGCTCTCCTCTGGTCAGCTGATTTACCTGACGTCCCCTTCTCCTCAGGTGCAATCGGTCACATGTCCTCGGCTCGCCGCCCGTGTCATCAAATGTTTTGACACCTGTCCCATCGGTGTAGGGGGAAGTGAGGGTGATTTGAACGTCTCTGAATCCTGCTCCGCTCCCTTCTCAAGAACCCACAATCAAACCTGTCCTCACACGAatgaagacagacaggtggaTTGTCAGAAACTGATTAAAAAGGCTGGGAAAAGAGTCTCCCTTGCATTGTGGGTtttgaaagagaggaggggaagaatgGAGAGGAGATAGAAAGAGGTAGCTGTGTAATAGGAGGAAATGAAAGTGTGTGACTGGTGGATGTGACAGGAAGAGACTGCTCTTAACAAGCAGTCAGAGTCAGTCATAGTAACAGATCCATCACACCTCCCtctgaggggagagatggagagagaagatggagagaaacagagggagaaagagatggagagagagagagaggagggagagaaacagagagagaaagagatggaggggagagagagcaagggtgggagagagagaccgagagacgaagggagagagagatggaaagagaaacagatggagggagagaaatggagagagaaaaagactgaAGGGAAAGAGGGATTTGAGCGGCACTGACAGAACTGCATTTAATTTGGTCTGCCAGATCCCTTTTCATTTGACTTCCTCTGAAGCAGcttagagaagaggaggagaggagaagacagcagaggaggggagaaaacagaggaggggaacagagagaggaatgcGAGAGGAGAGGTTACCAGTATGTTCCAGATTAACGTTGATGCACCACGTCACACTCTAAGCCGCCCTGTAATTCATGTTCAACAGGGGATACTCACACATTACACACCAGTGGTATACGTGATTAATTGACTCACTCTCTAATATTTTGGGTAATTTGCCATCCTCTGATGTGAAACTGCCTTCATATTCAGTTTGGATTATCTCTAGGTCCTTTTTGGAGAAAATTTTGCTGGGGTTTTGTGATAAGGCTATGGCAAGGTTAGGGTTGGAGTTGTGAGCTAGGAATAGAGTTTGGCCTGTGGTCAAGGATGAGTTCAAGGTTCAATCTTGGTCAGAATTGTGTCACAGTGGCTATTACCAGGAACATCATTTAATTTAATCAGTCCCACACCCAATCAGCGTATCAGTCCAGTTTTGTCACTCATTTCATGCATCTGCTTGGCGACCCCTCACATTGAAGTGcttcacttttttattttttcaggACAACCAGAATAAAAAAACAGTTTGATaccaaaaatataatttaataatGTCACTACACAAGTGAGGTCTGCCAAACAAAAACCTGATGAAAAGGCGTTTACGTATAATGTAAGTACAGGAAATTAATATTCAAATAGTCTGTGACAACTGTATTACATTTGGAGTTTATTACATCAACTATGGGTCTATTGCAGCATTATAGACTCTACACCCTgcattatatactctactccctgcattatagacactactccctgcattatagacactactccctgcattatagacactactccctgcattatagacactactccctgcattatagacactactccctgcattatagactctactccctgcattatagactctacaccctgcattatatactctactccctgcattatagactctactccctgcattatatactctactccctgcattatagactctataccctgcattatagactctactccctgcattatagactctataccctgcattatagactctactccctgcattatagactctataccctgcattatagactctactccctgcattatagactctactccctgcattatatactttactccctgcattatagactctattccctgcattatagacgctttTCCCTGCGTTTTCgacactactccctgcattatagacactatttgctgcattatagacactataccctgcattatagacactataccctgcattatagactctactccctgcattatatacactattccctacattatAGACTCTCTTCCatgcattatagactctactccctgcattatagacactactccctgcattatgactctataccctgcattacagacactactccctgcattatagacactattcgctgcattatagacactactcctTGTATTATAGAGACtcctccctgcattatagacgctattccctgcattatagacactactccctgcattattgacactactccctgcattattgacactactccctgcattatatactctactccctgcattatagactctactccctgcattatatactctataccctgcattatagactctactccctgcattatagactctactccctgcattatatactctactccctgcattatagactctactccctgcattatagactctataccctgcattatatactctactccctgcattatagacactactccctgcattatgtactctataccctgcattatatactctataccctgcattatatactctactccctgcattatagactctataccctgcattatatactctactccctgcattatagactctataccctgcattatagactctattccctgcattatagactctataccctgcattatagactctattccctgcattatatactctataccctgcattatatactctactccctgcattatagactctataccctgcattatatactctactccctgcattatagactctataccctgcattatatactctactccctgcattatagactctactccctgcattatagactactccctgcattatagactctataccctgcattatagacactactccctgcattatagacactactccctgcattatagactctataccctgcattatatactctactccctgcattatatactctactccctgcattatatactctattccctgcattatagacactactccctgcattatatactctactccctgcattatagactctactccctgcattatagactctactccctgcattatagactactccctgcattatagactctataccctgcattatagactctataccctgcattatatactctactccctgcattatagacactactccctgcattatagactctataccctgcattatatactctactccctgcattatagactctataccctgcattatatactctactccctgcattatagactctactccctgcattatagactactccctgcattatagactctataccctgcattatagactctataccctgcattatagacactactccctgcattatagacactactccctgcattatagactctataccctgcattatatactctactccctgcattatagacactactccctgcattatagacactactccctgcattatagacactactccctgcattatagacactactccctgcattatagacactataccctgcattatagactctataccctgcattatatactctactccctgcattatagacactataccctgcattatagactctataccctgcattatatactctactccctgcattatagacactataccctgcattatatactctacaccctgcattatatactctactccctgcattatagacactactccctgcattatagacaccatTCCCTGCAGTATAGACaccattccctgcattatagacaccattccctgcattatagacactataccctgcattatagactctataccctgcattatatactctactccctgcattataggctctataccctgcattatatactctactccctgcattatagacactactcccGGGATTATGTACTCTATACCCTGCATTATATACTCTATACCCTgcattatatactctactccctgcattatagacactactcccGGGATTATGTACTCTATACCCTgcattatatactctactccctgcattatagacaccattccctgcattatagacactactccctgcattataggctctataccctgcattatagacaccattccctgcattatagacaccattccctgcattatagacaccattccctgcattatagacactactccctgcattatagacaccattccctgcattatagacactactccctgcattatagacaccattccctgcattatagacaccatTCCCTGCattttccctgcattatagacaccatTCCCTGCAGTATAGACaccattccctgcattatagacaccattccctgcattatagacaccattccctgcattatagacaccattccctgcattatagaaactattccctgcattatagacaccattccctgcattatagactctattccctgcattatagacaccattccctgcattatagaaactattccctgcattatagacactattccctgcattatagactctattccctgcattatagactatattccctgcattatagtcACTACTCCCTGCACTTtagacactactccctgcattatagtcgctactccctgcattatagactctattccctgcattatagacgctttTCCCTGCGTTTtagacactactccctgcattatagacactatttgctgcattatagactctataccctgcattatatactctactccctgcattatagactctactccctgcattatagactctataccctgcattatagacactactccctgcattatagactctataccctgcattatatactctactccctgcattatagactctataccctgcattatagactctataccctgcattatagactctactccctgcattatagactctactccctgcattatagactctactccctgcattatagacaccatTCCCTACATTATAgactctactccctgcattatatactttactccctgcattatagactctataccctgcattatatactttactccctgcattatagacactactcccGGGATTATGTACTCTATACCCTGCATTATATagtctactccctgcattatagacaccattccctgcattatagacactactccctgcattatagacgctactCCCTGCACTTTAGACACAACTCCCTGCATTATATACtttactccctgcattatagactctattccctgcattatagacgctttTCCCTGCGTTTTCgacactactccctgcattatagacactatttgctgcattatagacactataccctgcattatagactctactccctgcattatatacACTATTTCCTACATTATAGACTCTCTTCCatgcattatagactctactccctgcattatagacactactccctgcattatgactctataccctgcattacagacactactccctgcattatagacactattcgctgcattatagacactactcctTGTATTATAGAGACtcctccctgcattatagactctattccctgcattatagacactactccctgcattattgacactactccctgcattattgacactactccctgcattatatactctactacctgcattatagacactactccctgcattatagagtctttaccctgcattata is from Oncorhynchus clarkii lewisi isolate Uvic-CL-2024 unplaced genomic scaffold, UVic_Ocla_1.0 unplaced_contig_877_pilon_pilon, whole genome shotgun sequence and encodes:
- the LOC139399865 gene encoding uncharacterized protein; the encoded protein is MSDPFRFSPRLIPRPFEDYCLFTALSQSKFLTMPETHTYPAPHRPALHPKPTPTQPSLPYTYSPHLPYPSPTPTQPQPALHPKPTPTQPSMPYTHNPHLPNPECPTPTVPHLPSPSLPFTHSPHLPSPECPTPRAYTYPAQPALHPQAIPTKPSLPYTNSSLLLSPACPTPTAHFYSAQPALLHPQPTPTHPSLPYTHKPHLPSPACPIHTAHTYPSQPALLPQPTPTQPSLPYSHSPHLPTPTCPTPTANNYPTQPALHPQPTPTQPSLHPQPTPLSSQPHLLAPGGPLLPLCLHPDDSTRPQLPDADQRCPRDPGLGPRGRERAEGNL